One Sander vitreus isolate 19-12246 chromosome 22, sanVit1, whole genome shotgun sequence DNA segment encodes these proteins:
- the mos gene encoding proto-oncogene serine/threonine-protein kinase mos, with protein sequence MPSPIPITRLLPNQSLDLGTCSSPLAKYSFGNTLQVPAQRPHGKVASRLWSTVIHWKELRSVEPVGSGGFGSVYKAEYLGDTVALKRVKKCTKNKLASRQSFWAELNAAHLRQGNIVRVIAATTCVPVDFGDESSIGTIVMEFVGNRNLQQIIYGCAEPLGEDRWLRYSADIARGLRFLHSHSVVHLDIKPANVLVSSEDVCKICDFGCSVKLDHGCEESAISPHVSHVGGTYTHRAPELLKGEGLSPKADIFSFGITLWQLITREQPYTGDRQHVLYAVVAHNLRPSVQDQPVFGTERGRLCRTLLGRCWSGDGRCRPSAQELVPRLEQLRSKV encoded by the coding sequence ATGCCTTCTCCGATCCCCATAACCCGCCTGCTGCCTAACCAGTCCCTGGACCTCGGGACCTGTAGCAGCCCGCTGGCCAAATATTCCTTCGGTAACACCTTACAAGTCCCCGCTCAGCGGCCCCACGGCAAGGTTGCCAGCCGGCTCTGGTCCACTGTGATCCACTGGAAGGAGCTGCGCTCCGTGGAGCCTGTGGGCTCCGGAGGCTTCGGCTCCGTCTACAAGGCGGAGTACCTCGGGGACACCGTCGCGCTGAAGAGAGTCAAGAAGTGCACCAAGAACAAGCTGGCGTCCCGGCAGAGCTTCTGGGCTGAGCTGAACGCGGCACACCTGCGCCAGGGCAACATTGTGCGCGTCATCGCGGCGACCACCTGCGTGCCGGTGGATTTTGGAGATGAAAGCAGCATCGGGACGATAGTGATGGAGTTCGTGGGCAACAGAAATCTGCAGCAGATCATTTACGGATGCGCGGAGCCGCTGGGGGAGGACCGGTGGCTCAGGTACTCCGCAGACATTGCACGCGGTTTGCGCTTTCTGCACTCCCACAGCGTTGTGCATCTGGACATAAAGCCAGCCAACGTGTTGGTGTCCAGTGAAGACGTGTGCAAAATCTGCGATTTCGGCTGTTCCGTGAAGCTGGACCATGGGTGCGAAGAGAGCGCTATCAGCCCCCACGTGAGCCACGTAGGCGGCACGTACACGCACAGAGCCCCGGAGCTGCTGAAAGGCGAGGGGCTGTCTCCCAAAGCGGACATCTTCTCTTTCGGGATCACCTTGTGGCAGCTTATCACCAGGGAGCAGCCGTACACCGGCGACAGGCAGCACGTGCTCTACGCGGTGGTAGCGCACAACCTGCGGCCGTCCGTCCAGGACCAACCGGTGTTTGGGACCGAGCGGGGGCGGCTGTGTAGGACTCTGCTGGGCCGGTGCTGGAGCGGAGACGGCCGCTGCAGACCCAGCGCCCAGGAGCTGGTGCCTCGCCTGGAGCAGCTGCGCTCCAAAGTATga